One Gordonia pseudamarae genomic window, GCTCATTCCCGGCGTGCTGGGCAATCCTCGTTCGCACCAAGAGGATTCATTTTCCGACGGCCTGTTGGAGGGGCCCAGCTACACCCGTCCGGAGGTGTGGCGCGAGCTGCCGGTGCCGCCTGTCCTGTTGTCGGGTGACCACGGCAAGGTGGCCGCCTGGCGCCACGAACAGTCCCTGGAACGCACCCGGCAGCGCCGCCCGGATCTGCTGGATCGGCCTTCGCCCGACGCCGGGTGATACGCGTCTGTGAATCAACCGGTCGACCGGGTAGGGGGCCGGGGCTACGATCGACCTCACGTGAGGTGGAAACCGCCATGACCGGCCCGCACCGCCTCCGCCCGGTAAGTGGAGGGGGACGTGCGTGGTACACCATCAGCGTGTTGCAGGGGCGAGCGAAGCGACGGGGTATTCGGGCGCGAGCGAAGCGACGGGACATTCGGGCGCGGACGCGGGGGCATCGACGGCCGGACAGACACTGGACTGCTGGGCCCGGATGCATGCGGAATTGGACCGTCAGCACGCCGAACTCGACCGTATCCGGGCCGTGCTCGCCGGGCTGACCGCCGAGGCGGCGAGTGCGGAGGGCGACGTGTCGGTGACGGTCAATGCCCGTGGACTGCTGGTGGATCTGACGATCGATCCGGAGGCGTTGCGCACGCGCGATGCCGGCACTCTGGCGAAGCTGATCACCTCGTTGGTGTCGGCGGCCGATGAGAAGTTGCGCGCCACCCGCGACCAGGTGTCCATGTCGATCGTGGATGCCGAACAGGTCAACTCTCCCGACTACGGCGATCTGGTGGATGGCGGCCTGGTGGACGTGGTGCGCAGGTGAGCGCCCGCGTTCATGTGGACCTCGATGATCTCGTCGAGCTTGTGCGGACGTTGACGGCCGTGGTCGGTGAGCTACCCGAGATCGCCACGGATCTGCGGGCCGTGGTCGCCGAGGCCGGTGTCGCGTTCGGGGTGGATCCGGCCGCCGATGTGCTTCGGCCCAGGTTCGCCGAGTCGGCCCGGATCGCCCTTGACGCGCTCGGCGGGGTGGAGTCGCTGATGCGTGAGC contains:
- a CDS encoding YbaB/EbfC family nucleoid-associated protein, producing the protein MHAELDRQHAELDRIRAVLAGLTAEAASAEGDVSVTVNARGLLVDLTIDPEALRTRDAGTLAKLITSLVSAADEKLRATRDQVSMSIVDAEQVNSPDYGDLVDGGLVDVVRR